Proteins from a genomic interval of Rosa chinensis cultivar Old Blush chromosome 2, RchiOBHm-V2, whole genome shotgun sequence:
- the LOC112189885 gene encoding uncharacterized protein LOC112189885, translating into MALEAPLLHKPTTRFSFNHRRVAASAAAFLRLHRGGPHSPFSVGKTTRRIPTTILAAKAGAVTEPVTQLESKPVRIVALVGKGSVSPLKATPWEDVMLHTVKRLKWVDEGFEMVVFTDDIFQSNDQNVVSFRVELQRADILVIVAVTNQESVKWIQANSGNIQNIICFDSSPNLQNKLGGSYIHGAGKGDIFGKMFDTAESKKSSESMKVVQTVSQAWERHNSDDIRFCLLVIINGYIRPVPILQNLRSKGLSTLSCMVKNCGPQILNCLLDPNCRKALQCLNECSPVDQVCNYRCIASYESPVLEAFSLCVLQKHNCLDLDAKISDKPYVPPMVKFRGKDLCHETAEDLFVGWLGSLDWSWRVVAGQNPAYDQFPCQYQLFYRGKAKGSFWYEPVFQVKTLEGKMVWRRRKYRVKRNKVPGTFQFSVLDNGVVSNESWTIVDVADDLSWGLFYYSGAARVAGQSYTGAVLVSPDGAYPNDVHRSRLVSALENCGIKEWELFTVNNSSCANPPLGIPEGSRLHSVIEVKDQKSLSDLAEV; encoded by the exons ATGGCTCTGGAAGCTCCCCTTCTTCACAAACCCACAACCCGATTTTCATTCAACCACCGCCGTGTCGCCGCCTCTGCCGCCGCTTTTCTTCGACTTCACAGAGGAGGACCTCATTCCCCATTCTCCGTCGGGAAAACCACTCGTCGTATCCCAACCACCATATTGGCGGCTAAGGCGGGTGCTGTGACGGAGCCGGTGACGCAATTGGAGTCAAAGCCGGTGAGAATAGTAGCCCTTGTCGGCAAAGGTAGCGTCAGCCCTCTCAAGGCTACACCTTGGGAAGACGTCATGCTTCACACC GTGAAACGACTGAAATGGGTAGATGAAGGGTTTGAGATGGTTGTATTTACGGATGATATCTTCCAATCTAATGATCAAAATGTGGTGAGTTTCCGGGTGGAATTACAACGTGCTGATATTTTGGTAATCGTTGCTGTTACGAATCAAGAATCCGTCAAGTGGATTCAAGCTAATAGTGggaatattcaaaacataatctGTTTTGACTCATCTCCCAATTTGCAAAACAAGTTAGGAGGATCTTATATTCACGGTGCAGGCAAAGGAGATATCTTTGGCAAAATGTTTGACACTGCCGAATCAAAGAAAAGCAGTGAATCAATGAAAGTGGTACAGACTGTGTCACAGGCGTGGGAGCGGCATAATTCTGATGATATAAGGTTTTGTTTGTTGGTTATAATCAATGGGTATATAAGACCGGTGCCAATCCTGCAGAATCTGAGATCAAAAGGTCTTTCTACTCTGAGCTGCATGGTGAAGAACTGTGGACCTCAGATACTGAACTGCCTTCTGGATCCCAATTGTAGGAAAGCGCTTCAATGCTTGAATGAGTGCAGTCCAGTGGATCAAGTGTGTAACTATCGGTGCATTGCTTCGTATGAGAGTCCAGTTCTAGAAGCGTTTTCTCTCTGTGTGCTGCAGAAGCACAATTGTCTTGATTTGGATGCAAAGATCTCTGACAAACCATATGTGCCACCCATGGTTAAATTTCGAGGAAAGGACTTGTGCCACGAAACTGCTGAAGATCTTTTTGTTGGTTGGTTGGGAAGTTTGGATTGGAGTTGGCGTGTCGTGGCAGGGCAGAACCCAGCATATGATCAATTCCCTTGCCAGTACCAACTATTTTACAGGGGCAAGGCAAAAGGTTCATTTTGGTATGAGCcagtttttcaggtgaaaacaCTGGAGGGGAAGATGGTTTGGAGGAGGCGGAAGTATCGTGTCAAGAGAAACAAAGTCCCAGGGACATTCCAATTCAGTGTCTTGGACAATGGGGTTGTTTCAAATGAGTCATGGACAATCGTGGATGTAGCTGATGATCTTAGTTGGGGTTTGTTTTACTACTCTGGTGCTGCAAGAGTTGCTGGACAATCTTATACTGGCGCTGTGCTTGTCAGTCCAGATGGGGCATACCCAAATGATGTGCATAGGAGCAGATTAGTTTCCGCTTTGGAGAACTGTGGAATTAAAGAGTGGGAGCTGTTTACAGTTAACAATTCTTCGTGTGCTAATCCTCCATTGGGGATTCCTGAGGGTTCACGTTTGCATTCCGTGATAGAAGTTAAAGATCAGAAATCTTTGTCGGATTTGGCAGAGGTATGA
- the LOC112187272 gene encoding uncharacterized protein LOC112187272 has product MALEAPLLPKPTTRFSFNHRRVAASAAAFLRLHRGGPHSPFSVGKTTRRIPTTILAAKAGAVTEPVTQLESKPVRIVALVGKGSVSPLKATPWEDVMLHTVKRLKWVDEGFEMVVFTDDIFQSNDQNVVSFRVELQRADILVIVAVTNQESVKWIQANSGNIQNIICFDSSPNLQNKLGGSYIHGAGKGDIFGKMFDTAESKKSSESMKVVQTVSQAWERHNSDDIRFCLLVIINGYIRPVPILQNLRSKGLSTLSCMVKNCGPQILNCLLDPNCRKALQCLNECSPVDQVCNYRCIASYESPVLEAFSLCVLQKHNCLDLDAKISDKPYVPPMVKFRGKDLCHETAEDLFVGWLGSLDWSWRVVAGQNPAYDQFPCQYQLFYRGKAKGSFWYEPVFQVKTLEGKMVWRRRKYRVKRNKVPGTFQFSVLDNGVVSNESWTIVDVADDLSWGLFYYSGAARVAGQSYTGAVLVSPDGAYPNDVHRSRLVSALENCGIKEWELFTVNNSSCANPPLGIPEGSRLHSVIEVKDQKSLSDLAEV; this is encoded by the exons ATGGCTCTGGAAGCTCCCCTTCTTCCCAAACCCACAACCCGATTTTCATTCAACCACCGCCGTGTCGCCGCCTCTGCCGCCGCTTTTCTTCGACTTCACAGAGGAGGACCTCATTCCCCATTCTCCGTCGGGAAAACCACTCGTCGTATCCCAACCACCATATTGGCGGCTAAGGCGGGTGCTGTGACTGAGCCGGTGACGCAATTGGAGTCAAAGCCGGTGAGAATAGTAGCCCTCGTCGGCAAAGGTAGCGTCAGCCCTCTCAAGGCTACACCTTGGGAAGACGTCATGCTCCACACC GTGAAACGACTGAAATGGGTAGATGAAGGGTTTGAGATGGTTGTATTTACAGATGATATCTTCCAATCTAATGATCAAAATGTGGTGAGTTTCCGGGTGGAATTACAACGTGCTGATATTTTGGTAATCGTTGCTGTTACGAATCAAGAATCCGTCAAGTGGATTCAAGCTAATAGTGggaatattcaaaacataatctGTTTTGACTCATCTCCCAATTTGCAAAACAAGTTAGGAGGATCTTATATTCACGGTGCAGGCAAAGGAGATATCTTTGGCAAAATGTTTGACACTGCCGAATCAAAGAAAAGCAGTGAATCAATGAAAGTGGTACAGACTGTGTCACAGGCGTGGGAGCGGCATAATTCTGATGATATAAGGTTTTGTTTGTTGGTTATAATCAATGGGTATATAAGACCGGTGCCAATCCTGCAGAATCTGAGATCAAAAGGTCTTTCTACTCTGAGCTGCATGGTGAAGAACTGTGGACCTCAGATACTGAACTGCCTTCTGGATCCCAATTGTAGGAAAGCGCTTCAATGCTTGAATGAGTGCAGTCCAGTGGATCAAGTGTGTAACTATCGGTGCATTGCTTCGTATGAGAGTCCAGTTCTAGAAGCGTTTTCTCTCTGTGTGCTGCAGAAGCACAATTGTCTTGATTTGGATGCAAAGATCTCTGACAAACCATATGTGCCACCCATGGTTAAATTTCGAGGAAAGGACTTGTGCCACGAAACTGCTGAAGATCTTTTTGTTGGTTGGTTGGGAAGTTTGGATTGGAGTTGGCGTGTCGTGGCAGGGCAGAACCCAGCATATGATCAATTCCCTTGCCAGTACCAACTATTTTACAGGGGCAAGGCAAAAGGTTCATTTTGGTATGAGCcagtttttcaggtgaaaacaCTGGAGGGGAAGATGGTTTGGAGGAGGCGGAAGTATCGTGTCAAGAGAAACAAAGTCCCAGGGACATTCCAATTCAGTGTCTTGGACAATGGGGTTGTTTCAAATGAGTCATGGACAATCGTGGATGTAGCTGATGATCTTAGTTGGGGTTTGTTTTACTACTCTGGTGCTGCAAGAGTTGCTGGACAATCTTATACTGGCGCTGTGCTTGTCAGTCCAGATGGGGCATACCCAAATGATGTGCATAGGAGCAGATTAGTTTCCGCTTTGGAGAACTGTGGAATTAAAGAGTGGGAGCTGTTTACAGTTAACAATTCTTCGTGTGCTAATCCTCCATTGGGGATTCCTGAGGGTTCACGTTTGCATTCCGTGATAGAAGTTAAAGATCAGAAATCTTTGTCGGATTTGGCAGAGGTATGA
- the LOC112187271 gene encoding uncharacterized protein LOC112187271, with amino-acid sequence MALEAPLLPKPTTGFSFNHRRVAASAAAFLRLHRGGPHSPFSVGKTTRRVPTTILAAKAGAVTEPVTQLESKPVRIVALVGKGSVSPLKATPWEDVMLHTEKRLKWVDEGYEMVVFTDDICQSNDQNVVSFRVELQRADILVIVAVINQESVKWIQANSGNIQNIICFDSSPNLQNKLGGSYIHGAGKGDIFGKMFDTAESKKSSESMEVVQTVSQAWERHNSDDIRFCLLVIINGYIRPVPILQNLRSKGLSTLSCVVKNCGPQILNCLLDPNCRKALQCLNECSPVDQVCNYRCIASYESPVLEAFSLCALQKHNCLGLDAKIPDKPYVPPMVKFRGKDLCHETAEDLFVGWLGSLDWSWRVVAGQNPAYDQFPCPHQLFYRGKAKGSFWYEPVFQVKMLEGKMVWRRRKYRVKRNKVPGTFQFSVLDNGVVSNESWTIVDVADDLSWGLFYYSGAARVAGQSYTGAVLVSPDGAYPNDVHRSRLVSALENCGIKEWELFTVNNSSCANPPLGIPEGSRLHSVIEVKDQKSLSDVAEV; translated from the exons ATGGCTCTGGAAGCTCCCCTTCTTCCCAAACCCACAACCGGATTTTCATTCAACCACCGCCGTGTCGCCGCCTCTGCCGCCGCTTTTCTTCGACTTCACAGAGGAGGACCTCATTCCCCATTCTCCGTCGGGAAAACCACTCGTCGTGTCCCAACTACCATATTGGCGGCTAAGGCGGGTGCTGTGACTGAGCCGGTGACGCAATTGGAGTCAAAGCCGGTGAGAATAGTAGCCCTCGTCGGCAAAGGTAGCGTCAGCCCTCTCAAGGCTACACCTTGGGAAGACGTCATGCTCCACACC GAGAAACGACTGAAATGGGTAGATGAAGGGTATGAGATGGTTGTATTTACGGATGATATCTGCCAATCTAATGATCAAAATGTGGTGAGTTTCCGGGTGGAATTACAACGTGCTGATATTTTGGTAATCGTTGCTGTTATAAATCAAGAATCCGTCAAGTGGATTCAAGCTAATAGTGggaatattcaaaacataatctGTTTTGACTCATCTCCCAATTTGCAAAACAAGTTAGGAGGATCTTATATTCATGGTGCAGGCAAAGGAGATATCTTTGGCAAAATGTTTGACACTGCCGAATCAAAGAAAAGCAGTGAATCAATGGAAGTGGTACAGACTGTGTCACAGGCGTGGGAGCGGCATAATTCTGATGATATAAGGTTTTGTTTGTTGGTTATAATCAATGGGTATATAAGACCGGTGCCAATCCTGCAGAATCTAAGATCGAAAGGTCTTTCTACTCTGAGCTGCGTGGTGAAGAACTGTGGACCTCAGATACTGAACTGCCTCCTGGATCCCAATTGTAGGAAAGCTCTTCAATGCTTGAATGAGTGCAGTCCGGTGGATCAAGTGTGTAACTATCGGTGCATTGCTTCGTATGAGAGTCCAGTTCTAGAAGCTTTTTCTCTGTGTGCGTTGCAGAAGCACAATTGTCTTGGGTTGGATGCAAAGATCCCTGACAAACCATATGTGCCACCCATGGTTAAATTTCGAGGAAAGGACTTGTGCCACGAAACTGCTGAAGATCTTTTTGTTGGTTGGTTGGGAAGTTTGGATTGGAGTTGGCGTGTCGTGGCAGGACAGAACCCAGCATATGATCAATTCCCTTGCCCGCACCAACTATTTTACAGGGGCAAGGCAAAAGGTTCATTTTGGTATGAGCcggtttttcaggtgaaaatgctGGAGGGGAAGATGGTTTGGAGGAGGCGGAAGTATCGTGTCAAGAGAAACAAAGTCCCAGGGACATTCCAATTCAGTGTCTTGGACAATGGGGTTGTTTCAAATGAGTCATGGACAATCGTGGATGTAGCTGATGATCTTAGTTGGGGTTTGTTTTACTACTCTGGCGCTGCAAGAGTTGCTGGACAATCCTATACTGGCGCTGTGCTTGTCAGTCCAGATGGGGCATACCCAAATGATGTGCATAGGAGCAGATTAGTTTCCGCTTTGGAGAACTGTGGAATTAAAGAGTGGGAGCTGTTTACAGTTAACAATTCTTCGTGTGCTAATCCTCCATTGGGGATTCCTGAGGGTTCACGTTTGCATTCCGTGATAGAAGTTAAAGATCAGAAATCTTTGTCGGATGTGGCAGAGGTATGA
- the LOC112184080 gene encoding uncharacterized protein LOC112184080 — protein sequence MAACGFVDMGFVGSRFTWGNKYTKERLDRSFQTIQWRSLFPFSRVITLHPSESDHCPILIEKEWALPTTGNVLGQIGFKFKVIGQKLMKWHQKDFDKQKVEMRIIQEKLNDIMRQPFSPEQYEEQRTLHAKYSHLLSQQEKYWRQRSRAVWLKDGDRNSAFFHCRASNRKSRNSIRGLTDEQGQWQSEPAEIKRLLLTYFTTVFSSEGCDARALQMVLDATPTKVTRSMNESLVQPYIDDEIKAALFQMHPSKSPGPDGMSPFFFQKYWNVVSMDVCNAIRNFLEKGELWPESNYTYLCLIPKIKSPKVAAHFRPIALCNVICLIASKVVANRLKCILPEIISPLQSAYVPGRLISDNTLVATEATHFMYQLKGQQTGFFSLKLDISKAYDRLEWPFIQAMLLKLGFQSSWVQMIMSCISQVTYSILIQGEPSTKLSPTRGIRQGDPLSPYIFILCAEGLSALISDAVQHNAITGLQMCPQAPTLHHLFFADDSFLFGTATEGECYKFKAILDTYERASGQQVNYQKSSMAFSRNVDMDRQNKFASILGVTRVDDHDRYLGLPLRVGRSKTAIFEYIKEKLTKKLINWKAKILSCAGKEILIKAVAQTMPLYAMNCYLLPRGLCVDIHKLCASFFWGDTNEKKKIHWRNWDKLCLTKKEGGMEFKNLYAYNLAMLAKQGWRLVTNPTSLIARLFKARYFPNCSFWEAGLGDSPSFSWRSILNGRPVLKAGIQWKIGDGQSVSIWHDRWILVHHPIHLQQPATTDFHLVADLINQETREWIPASVYALFPSDIASKILCIPFGRRQCSDKLIWSPEKKGFYSVKSANWIAREQVLQNVLTSTSNGDPFNVLWQQLWKAKIPGKVLICNWRACNNLLATRERLLAKGYTGTIECLLCQSRIEDNYHLFCQCPLAKQILSAPPFNLQHTLVPTMSFKEWMLERAQQLKLETLEKLMMVVWALWKNRNNGLWEGKVQTAHDLVLSCFTWLADFQKSRSKTPTTNRSMRAKWKPPTSGFKLNVDAAFLPNQTTGGIGGVLRDSTGQFRAAFFQPEMFVASPKQCELLAIRASLDLLSSCGIHDVSVESDCMEAVSEANCRNYDLLANGGIVDDIHAVWSKLQGVTISHTPQTCNAVAHRLAALGFENPIGAVWFDQAPSSIHDILQHDCAQLV from the exons ATGGCCGCTTGTGGTTTTGTTGATATGGGGTTTGTGGGCAGTAGGTTTACCTGGGGTAACAAATATACCAAGGAAAGGTTGGATCGGAGCTTTCAAACCATACAGTGGAGAAGCCTCTTCCCGTTTAGTCGAGTTATCACTCTTCATCCCTCGGAATCAGACCACTGCCCTATATTGATCGAG AAGGAGTGGGCTCTTCCAACGACAGGAAATGTGTTGGGACAGATTGGTTTCAAATTCAAAGTTATTGGTCAGAAGCTTATGAAGTGGCATCAGAAAGATTTTGATAAGCAAAAGGTTGAAATGAGAATTATTCAGGAGAAGCTGAATGACATTATGAGGCAACCCTTTTCTCCAGAACAGTATGAGGAGCAGCGAACCTTGCATGCCAAGTATAGCCACTTACTGTCTCAACAAGAAAAGTATTGGAGGCAAAGATCCAGGGCAGTATGGCTTAAGGATGGAGACAGAAATTCTGCTTTCTTCCATTGTAGAGCAAGTAACAGGAAGAGCAGGAACTCCATTAGGGGTTTAACAGATGAGCAAGGACAATGGCAATCCGAGCCGGCTGAAATCAAACGATTATTGTTGACCTACTTTACGACAGTCTTCTCTTCTGAAGGTTGTGATGCCAGGGCCCTACAAATGGTGCTTGATGCTACACCAACAAAGGTAACTAGAAGCATGAATGAATCTCTTGTACAGCCCTATATCGATGATGAAATCAAAGCTGCTTTATTTCAAATGCATCCCTCAAAGAGTCCGGGCCCGGATGGCATGTCCCCATTcttctttcaaaaatattggAATGTAGTGAGCATGGATGTCTGTAATGCCATTAGGAATTTCCTTGAGAAAGGAGAACTATGGCCCGAATCAAACTATACGTACTTGTGTTTGATACCAAAAATCAAATCGCCTAAAGTAGCTGCACACTTCAGGCCAATTGCACTATGCAATGTGATTTGTCTAATTGCTTCTAAAGTGGTGGCAAATCGATTGAAATGTATTCTGCCTGAGATCATCTCACCACTTCAGAGTGCGTATGTGCCAGGGAGGTTAATCTCTGATAACACCTTAGTAGCTACTGAGGCAACGCACTTCATGTATCAACTGAAAGGCCAACAAACAGGTTTTTTCTCCTTGAAACTTGACATTAGTAAAGCATATGATAGATTGGAATGGCCGTTTATACAAGCTATGCTACTAAAGTTGGGTTTTCAGTCATCTTGGGTCCAAATGATTATGAGTTGCATTTCACAAGTAACTTATTCTATTCTCATTCAGGGCGAACCATCTACAAAGCTTAGCCCTACTAGAGGTATTAGACAGGGAGATCCCCTATCTCcctatatatttattttatgtgcaGAAGGCCTGTCAGCTTTAATATCAGATGCAGTTCAACACAATGCTATTACGGGACTTCAAATGTGCCCTCAAGCTCCTACTCTTCACCATCTTTTTTTCGCTGATGATAGCTTCCTGTTTGGGACTGCAACAGAAGGCGAATGTTACAAATTTAAAGCTATACTTGATACCTATGAACGTGCCTCAGGTCAACAGGTAAATTATCAGAAGAGCAGCATGGCATTTAGCAGGAATGTGGATATGGACAGACAAAACAAGTTTGCCTCTATTTTGGGAGTTACAAGAGTGGATGACCATGATAGATACTTAGGCCTACCTCTGAGAGTTGGAAGATCCAAGACTGCGATTTTTGAGTACATAAAAGAGAAATTAACCAAGAAGCTTATTAATTGGAAAGCAAAGATCCTGAGTTGTGCCGGCAAGGAAATCTTGATAAAAGCAGTGGCACAAACAATGCCATTGTATGCCATGAATTGTTATCTATTACCACGGGGGTTATGTGTTGATATTCACAAGTTGTGTGCGTCTTTCTTTTGGGGGGACACcaatgagaagaaaaagatcCATTGGAGGAATTGGGACAAGCTGTGTCTGACAAAAAAAGAGGGAGGTATGGAATTCAAGAATTTGTATGCTTATAACCTGGCAATGTTGGCAAAGCAAGGGTGGAGATTGGTAACAAACCCTACATCACTTATAGCAAGATTGTTCAAAGCTAGGTACTTTCCCAATTGTTCCTTTTGGGAGGCCGGCTTGGGAGACTCACCATCCTTTTCATGGAGAAGTATTCTCAATGGCAGGCCAGTTTTAAAAGCTGGTATTCAGTGGAAAATTGGTGATGGTCAATCAGTAAGCATTTGGCATGACAGGTGGATCCTTGTGCATCATCCAATACATCTACAACAACCAGCCACTACAGATTTCCATTTAGTTGCTGATCTTATTAATCAGGAGACAAGAGAATGGATTCCAGCCTCGGTGTACGCTTTATTTCCTAGTGACATAGCTTCGAAGATCTTATGTATCCCATTTGGCCGAAGACAATGCTCTGATAAACTCATATGGAGTCCAGAGAAAAAAGGTTTTTACTCTGTGAAGTCAGCCAACTGGATAGCTCGGGAACAAGTCTTACAGAATGTTCTTACTTCTACTTCTAATGGAGATCCATTTAACGTGCTTTGGCAGCAACTTTGGAAAGCCAAAATTCCGGGAAAAGTGCTTATTTGTAACTGGCGGGCTTGTAACAATCTCTTGGCCACACGAGAGAGATTACTTGCTAAAGGATATACTGGAACCATCGAATGCTTGCTATGTCAAAGTCGCATTGAAGACAACTATCACCTCTTTTGTCAGTGTCCTCTGGCCAAACAGATACTCTCTGCACCTCCTTTTAATTTACAACATACTTTGGTGCCTACGATGAGTTTCAAGGAATGGATGCTTGAACGGGCTCAACAACTCAAACTCGAAACCCTAGAGAAGCTAATGATGGTTGTCTGGGCTCTTTGGAAAAACAGGAACAATGGTCTGTGGGAAGGTAAAGTGCAAACTGCTCATGACCTTGTTCTAAGCTGCTTTACATGGCTTGCGGACTTCCAAAAATCTCGTAGCAAAACTCCAACAACGAACAGATCCATGAGGGCCAAATGGAAGCCACCGACGTCGGGTTTCAAGTTGAATGTTGATGCGGCCTTCCTTCCCAACCAAACCACTGGTGGCATTGGAGGAGTATTACGAGACTCGACAGGTCAGTTTAGAGCTGCATTCTTTCAACCTGAAATGTTTGTGGCATCACCAAAGCAGTGTGAACTCCTAGCCATTCGAGCAAGTTTGGATCTATTATCCTCATGCGGTATCCACGACGTCAGTGTTGAAAGTGATTGCATGGAGGCTGTCTCTGAAGCGAACTGTAGGAATTATGATCTGTTAGCTAATGGAGGTATAGTGGATGACATTCATGCAGTTTGGAGTAAGTTGCAGGGAGTGACTATAAGTCATACTCCGCAAACATGTAATGCTGTGGCACACCGCCTGGCAGCTTTAGGTTTTGAAAATCCTATTGGAGCCGTCTGGTTTGACCAAGCTCCTTCTTCTATTCATGATATACTACAGCACGACTGTGCTCAACTCGTTTGA
- the LOC112190538 gene encoding wall-associated receptor kinase-like 22, translating into MATSQLAALYITVFLLSMSTSTPTLAVSVPMTKPGCSTHCGTVEIPYPFGIEPDCYINEWFQILCESSTGLLKPLLNSMHLEVWDISVAGTIRVTNPITFSNCSNSLVNPVQTFTLEGSPFLFSQKNRFTSISCNEIALLTSSDGYPIGGCLSICDNGSSLTPSSTGRILNHDSCSGTNCCQSTIPLDLYAFNTSFQKLNDVKIGSACNHAFPVDQDWFMSNSINISPAGEIFDSIPVVLDWNLYNYSPPALSEDDHFVKSFHCERIQNKMQPQNISTRCFCSKGFQGNPYFFLGCQQDECGARSHICQRSFPSSVSYTGLGLLIFLIVVARWLNRVIKKRKHNKSKAMFFKQNGGLLLQQQSATGEVHVEKIKLFTSKELLKATNEFNVNRVLGHGSQGTVYKGMLEDGKIVAVKKSKIVDGGEVGEFINEIVILSQINHRNVVKLLGCCLETEVPLLVYEFILNGSLSQYIHHQNDFRLTWEMRLRVSMQVAGALSYLHSSTCLPIYHRDIKSGNILLDDKFNAKIADFGTSRSISIDKTHLTTLVKGTFGYLDPGYFQSSQFTDKSDVYSFGVVLVELLTGQKPVFLTPSGEWSSLATHFIESMEENSLFDIIDARVRVMKDGGKEEIIAVANLAKRCLDLNGKKRPTMKEVAATLEEILLLVTS; encoded by the exons ATGGCTACATCGCAGTTGGCAGCACTGTATATTACTGTGTTCTTGTTGTCTATGAGTACTAGTACTCCAACACTAGCAGTATCAGTACCCATGACAAAGCCTGGTTGTTCAACTCATTGCGGAACTGTTGAAATTCCATATCCTTTTGGGATTGAACCTGATTGTTACATTAACGAATGGTTCCAAATACTCTGCGAAAGCTCCACCGGCCTTCTCAAGCCTCTCTTGAACAGCATGCATCTGGAGGTGTGGGATATTTCTGTTGCAGGCACGATAAGGGTCACAAACCCGATCACCTTCTCTAATTGCAGTAACAGCCTGGTCAACCCTGTCCAGACATTCACTCTGGAGGGAAGCCCTTTTCTGTTCTCCCAGAAAAATAGGTTTACTTCAATCAGTTGCAACGAAATTGCTCTGCTGACTTCATCAGACGGATATCCAATTGGTGGTTGTTTGTCTATTTGTGATAACGGATCTTCTCTTACTCCTAGCAGTACTGGGAGAATACTAAACCATGATAGTTGCAGTGGTACAAACTGCTGCCAGTCCACAATTCCGCTTGATCTTTATGCCTTCAATACTAGTTTTCAGAAGTTGAATGATGTGAAGATTGGAAGTGCCTGCAATCATGCATTCCCGGTAGACCAGGATTGGTTTATGTCAAACTCAATAAACATTTCTCCGGCTGGTGAAATATTTGACTCCATCCCTGTAGTGCTGGATTGGAACTTATATAACTATTCGCCTCCTGCCCTTAGTGAGGATGACCATTTCGTCAAATCCTTCCACTGCgaaagaattcaaaataaaATGCAGCCCCAGAACATTAGTACTCGATGTTTCTGCTCAAAGGGCTTTCAAGGAAATCCATATTTTTTTCTGGGATGTCAACAAG ATGAGTGTGGTGCTAGGAGTCATATCTGCCAAAGATCCTTTCCGAGTTCTGTGAGCTACACAG GCCTTGGACTACTAATCTTCCTCATAGTGGTCGCACGGTGGTTGAACAGGgtcataaagaaaaggaaacacAATAAAAGCAAGGCAATGTTTTTTAAACAAAATGGTGGTTTACTGTTGCAGCAACAATCAGCCACCGGCGAAGTCCATGTTGAGAAAATTAAGCTGTTCACTTCCAAGGAGTTGCTCAAAGCCACAAACGAGTTTAATGTAAACAGAGTTCTTGGCCATGGAAGTCAAGGTACCGTTTACAAAGGAATGTTGGAAGATGGAAAAATTGTTGCTGTAAAGAAGTCCAAAATAGTTGATGGAGGCGAAGTTGGAGAGTTCATTAATGAAATTGTCATTCTTTCACAAATCAACCACAGGAATGTCGTCAAGCTATTAGGTTGTTGCTTAGAGACAGAAGTTCCGCTTTTGGTTTACGAATTCATACTCAATGGAAGCCTTTCTCAATACATTCATCATCAAAATGATTTTCGTCTCACATGGGAAATGCGCTTACGAGTTTCTATGCAAGTTGCTGGAGCTCTTTCCTACTTGCATTCATCTACTTGCCTGCCAATTTACCATCGAGACATCAAGTCAGGTAACATACTCCTGGATGATAAGTTTAATGCCAAAATAGCTGATTTTGGGACTTCAAGATCCATTAGCATTGACAAAACGCATCTTACAACACTAGTAAAAGGAACATTTGGTTATCTAGATCCAGGATATTTTCAATCCAGCCAATTTACGGACAAGAGTGACGTTTATAGCTTTGGAGTGGTCCTTGTTGAGCTCTTAACTGGACAAAAACCAGTTTTCTTGACACCATCTGGAGAATGGAGTAGCCTAGCAACTCATTTCATTGAGTCCATGGAAGAAAATAGTCTGTTTGATATTATTGATGCGCGAGTTCGAGTTATGAAGGATGGTGGGAAGGAAGAGATCATAGCAGTTGCTAACCTTGCCAAAAGATGCTTGGATTTGAATGGAAAGAAACGTCCAACTATGAAAGAAGTAGCAGCGACGCTAGAGGAAATTCTACTGTTAGTTACTAGTTAG